One part of the Dyadobacter sp. 676 genome encodes these proteins:
- the ung gene encoding uracil-DNA glycosylase: protein MDVKIEQSWKERLAPEFEKPYFASLTAFVREEYRTKQIFPPARQIFNAFNYCSFDDCKVVILGQDPYHGPGQAHGLCFSVNDGVRMPPSLINIFKEIQEDLGKPFPQSGNLERWAKQGVLLLNATLTVQSGAAGSHQGRGWEQFTDAVIKCVSDGKSNVVFMLWGRYAQEKGAVIDASKHYVLKAKHPSPMSANGGGWFGTRHFSKANAYLVSKGLDPIEW from the coding sequence ATGGATGTAAAAATTGAGCAGTCGTGGAAAGAGCGGCTCGCTCCCGAGTTTGAGAAGCCCTATTTCGCCTCGCTCACGGCTTTTGTAAGGGAAGAATACCGGACAAAACAGATATTCCCGCCTGCCAGGCAGATATTCAACGCATTCAATTATTGCAGTTTCGACGATTGTAAAGTGGTGATTCTCGGTCAGGATCCCTATCACGGGCCCGGGCAGGCGCACGGCTTGTGCTTTTCGGTAAACGATGGCGTCCGTATGCCGCCTTCGCTGATCAACATTTTCAAGGAAATCCAGGAGGACCTGGGCAAACCATTCCCACAATCAGGCAATCTCGAACGCTGGGCGAAACAGGGAGTGCTGCTTCTGAATGCGACCTTGACCGTGCAAAGCGGTGCGGCGGGTTCTCACCAGGGCCGCGGCTGGGAGCAGTTTACCGATGCCGTCATTAAATGCGTTTCTGACGGGAAAAGTAATGTCGTCTTCATGCTATGGGGCAGGTACGCGCAAGAAAAAGGTGCGGTGATCGACGCTTCGAAGCATTATGTATTGAAGGCGAAACATCCCTCGCCGATGTCGGCAAACGGGGGCGGCTGGTTCGGGACGAGGCATTTCAGCAAGGCAAACGCCTATCTGGTCAGCAAGGGGCTCGACCCGATCGAATGGTAG
- the ald gene encoding alanine dehydrogenase, with product MVIGVPKEIKNNENRVALTPAGATELRKHGHTVYVQTEAGKGSGFTDEQYTHAGAVILPTIEEVYRVAEMIIKVKEPIESEYPLIKEGQLLFTYFHFASSEPLTHAMIARKAVCLAYETVEKTDRSLPLLVPMSEVAGRMAIQEGAKYLEKPMGGFGILLGGVAGVKPANVLVLGGGIVGTQAAKMAAGLGANVTIVDISLARLRYLEDIMPANVDTVMSNEYNIRELIQSANLIIGGVLIPGAKAPSLITRDMLKLMKPGTVMVDVAIDQGGCFETSKPTTHENPIYEVDGVVHYCVANMPGAVPYTSTLALTNATLPYALQLANQGWKQACSTNEELRKGLNVVHGKVVFKGVAEAWHLPYMDVKELF from the coding sequence ATGGTCATTGGTGTTCCGAAAGAAATCAAAAACAACGAGAACCGGGTAGCTTTAACGCCCGCAGGAGCCACAGAGCTGCGTAAGCACGGACACACGGTGTACGTGCAGACGGAAGCCGGAAAAGGCAGCGGTTTTACCGACGAACAATACACACACGCAGGAGCCGTCATTCTCCCCACGATCGAAGAAGTTTACAGGGTCGCCGAAATGATCATCAAGGTCAAAGAACCTATCGAAAGCGAATACCCGCTTATTAAGGAAGGTCAACTCCTCTTCACTTACTTCCACTTCGCTTCCTCCGAGCCCCTCACCCACGCCATGATTGCACGCAAGGCCGTTTGCCTCGCTTACGAAACCGTCGAGAAAACGGACCGGAGCCTTCCGTTGCTCGTTCCGATGAGCGAAGTGGCCGGGCGCATGGCGATCCAGGAGGGCGCCAAATACCTCGAAAAACCAATGGGTGGCTTCGGTATCCTGCTGGGCGGCGTGGCTGGCGTAAAACCGGCGAATGTGCTCGTGCTCGGAGGCGGAATCGTAGGAACGCAAGCCGCGAAAATGGCCGCGGGACTGGGCGCAAATGTGACGATCGTCGATATCAGCCTCGCACGGCTGCGTTACCTGGAAGACATTATGCCGGCGAATGTGGACACCGTCATGTCCAATGAATACAACATCCGCGAACTGATCCAGAGTGCCAACCTGATCATCGGCGGCGTGCTGATCCCCGGCGCCAAAGCGCCGTCTCTCATTACCCGCGATATGCTCAAACTGATGAAACCCGGTACCGTGATGGTGGATGTGGCGATCGACCAGGGCGGTTGCTTCGAAACGTCGAAACCGACCACGCACGAGAATCCTATCTATGAAGTCGACGGCGTAGTACATTACTGCGTCGCGAATATGCCGGGCGCGGTGCCTTACACTTCCACATTGGCACTTACCAATGCCACCCTTCCCTATGCGCTGCAACTGGCCAACCAGGGTTGGAAACAAGCGTGCTCAACCAATGAGGAACTGCGGAAAGGACTGAATGTTGTTCACGGAAAAGTAGTATTTAAAGGCGTCGCCGAGGCTTGGCATTTGCCTTACATGGACGTCAAAGAATTATTCTGA
- a CDS encoding Dabb family protein: MGYLVPIFALCVFMLVIYGAYVPHKPAEIQRVVCIKFKPGTTTQEVEKHMRDFATMKKAVKDVVAYSAGHVQKSDNGSGEFDVIHYLTFRTNEAAQEYTKNADRLAFVKANEGQWDKVLEMNSNIEK, translated from the coding sequence TTGGGCTATTTAGTCCCTATCTTCGCGCTCTGCGTGTTCATGCTGGTCATTTACGGAGCCTACGTACCACACAAGCCCGCCGAAATCCAGCGTGTGGTTTGTATCAAGTTTAAACCTGGTACTACCACGCAGGAAGTCGAAAAACACATGCGCGACTTTGCGACGATGAAAAAAGCGGTGAAGGATGTCGTAGCGTATTCAGCAGGGCACGTTCAGAAGTCGGATAACGGCAGCGGGGAATTTGACGTGATCCATTACCTCACTTTCCGCACGAACGAAGCCGCGCAGGAATACACTAAAAATGCCGACAGGCTGGCATTTGTGAAGGCGAACGAAGGTCAATGGGACAAAGTATTGGAGATGAATTCCAATATCGAAAAGTAA
- a CDS encoding zinc dependent phospholipase C family protein produces MLNFSLLVVFLMFQSGAKTHWGFWAHKRINRLAVFRLPAEMQVFYKKHIDYLSENAVNPDKRRYAVVGEAERHFIDLDVYGDSALVTLPKYWQAAVAKMGEDSLRKHGIVPWHIQIAASQLTNAFREKSASRILRISADLGHYVADAHVPLHTTRNYNGQLTGQDGVHGFWESRLPELFAEQYDMWLGSAVYRNDLAGDTWQAIKNSHWAMDSVLRFEKQLTEDFKTDKKYSFELRNNVLTRMHSREFSEKYHRMLAGQVERRMRASVRMVADAWYTCWVNAGQPDLEQVMKAAPEGTEEKTETAERQSWLQRLLHVRPEPDDGN; encoded by the coding sequence GTGCTGAATTTCAGCCTGCTTGTTGTATTCCTAATGTTTCAAAGCGGTGCAAAAACCCATTGGGGCTTTTGGGCACATAAGCGGATCAACCGCCTGGCGGTGTTCCGGCTCCCCGCGGAAATGCAGGTTTTCTACAAGAAGCATATCGACTATCTTTCTGAAAACGCCGTGAATCCCGATAAGCGAAGGTACGCTGTGGTGGGCGAAGCGGAGCGGCATTTTATCGATCTGGATGTGTACGGCGATAGTGCACTAGTGACCCTTCCGAAGTATTGGCAGGCCGCGGTGGCGAAAATGGGGGAGGACAGCCTGCGCAAGCATGGCATCGTGCCGTGGCACATTCAAATCGCCGCTTCGCAGCTGACGAACGCATTCAGGGAGAAGAGCGCCAGCCGTATTCTCCGGATTTCAGCCGATCTGGGGCATTATGTCGCCGACGCGCACGTGCCCTTGCACACCACCCGTAACTACAACGGCCAGCTGACCGGCCAGGATGGTGTCCATGGTTTTTGGGAGTCGCGGCTGCCGGAGCTTTTTGCGGAGCAATACGACATGTGGCTCGGATCGGCCGTGTACAGAAATGACCTTGCCGGCGATACCTGGCAGGCCATAAAAAACTCACATTGGGCAATGGATTCCGTATTGCGTTTTGAGAAACAGCTTACGGAAGATTTCAAAACCGATAAAAAATATAGCTTCGAGCTCAGGAACAATGTTCTCACCCGCATGCATTCGCGCGAGTTTTCGGAAAAATACCATCGGATGCTTGCCGGGCAGGTCGAACGGCGGATGCGAGCCTCGGTGCGAATGGTGGCGGATGCATGGTACACCTGCTGGGTGAATGCCGGGCAGCCGGATCTTGAACAAGTCATGAAAGCTGCGCCGGAAGGCACGGAGGAAAAAACAGAAACCGCCGAAAGGCAAAGCTGGTTGCAACGGCTTCTGCATGTCAGACCCGAGCCCGACGACGGGAATTGA
- a CDS encoding DEAD/DEAH box helicase, which translates to MTTETFQTFEELGLNENILKALQEMGFEKPSPIQAQGIPAVLAGSDVIGQAQTGTGKTAAFGIPVLERIDPSVNAVQALVLCPTRELAVQVSEELGRLSKFMRGVRIEAIYGGDSIDRQIRSLKKGVHIVVGTPGRVMDHMERRTLKFDEVRMMVLDEADEMLDMGFREDIESILADMPEDRQTILFSATMSKPIMSITKRFLNDPTLIKVVRNELTNQNIEQVYFEVKPQAKVEVMTRLIDMYHIKSLLVFCNTKRKVDEIVEDLQLRGYASEGIHGDLRQQQRSNVMSKFKAGVTTILVATDVAARGIDVSGLDGVINYDIPMDEEYYVHRIGRTGRAGMSGKAFSLVARDEKYRLKSIESYTKVKIEKGVIPSFEDIVGVRKARFVENISNSIKDSDDQDLYNDVLEMLHHSGFTTEQIVGAMAKQIMGVQKNEYSDSNLAWEERRSDRREGGNDRFGRGDRREGGRFGDRREGSRFGDDRRGDRGGDRFARGERGDRGERRQSAPEPGMTRLFLSLGRKDHIMPKDIVGAIAGEANIPGKTIGAIDIYDKFTFVDVPERDARAVLRAMDGNTIKGKPVQIDIAK; encoded by the coding sequence ATGACAACTGAAACTTTTCAAACTTTCGAAGAGCTCGGACTCAACGAAAACATCCTGAAAGCCTTGCAAGAAATGGGTTTTGAAAAACCCTCACCGATACAGGCACAGGGAATCCCGGCAGTTTTGGCTGGATCTGACGTGATTGGTCAGGCACAGACCGGTACCGGTAAAACTGCGGCATTCGGTATTCCCGTGCTGGAAAGAATAGATCCGTCTGTTAACGCAGTTCAGGCCCTGGTCCTCTGCCCTACCCGCGAACTGGCGGTGCAGGTGTCCGAAGAGTTGGGACGCCTGTCCAAGTTTATGCGTGGCGTGCGCATCGAAGCCATCTACGGCGGCGATTCGATCGACCGGCAGATCCGTTCCCTCAAAAAAGGGGTACATATAGTAGTAGGAACTCCGGGCCGTGTCATGGACCATATGGAGCGCCGCACCCTGAAATTCGACGAGGTACGCATGATGGTGCTCGATGAGGCCGACGAAATGCTCGATATGGGTTTCCGCGAGGATATCGAGAGCATTCTGGCCGATATGCCGGAGGACCGCCAGACGATCCTTTTCTCGGCAACGATGTCGAAGCCGATCATGTCCATCACCAAGCGCTTCCTGAACGACCCAACGTTAATAAAGGTAGTTCGCAACGAGCTGACCAACCAGAATATCGAGCAGGTTTATTTCGAAGTGAAACCACAGGCGAAAGTCGAGGTAATGACCCGTCTGATCGATATGTACCACATCAAATCCCTGCTGGTTTTCTGTAATACCAAACGCAAAGTGGACGAGATCGTGGAAGACCTGCAATTGCGCGGTTATGCCTCCGAGGGTATCCACGGCGATTTGCGCCAGCAGCAACGCAGCAATGTGATGAGCAAATTCAAGGCTGGCGTAACCACCATTCTGGTTGCAACCGACGTTGCCGCCCGAGGTATCGACGTCAGCGGCCTGGACGGAGTAATCAACTACGACATTCCGATGGACGAAGAATATTACGTACACCGGATCGGCCGTACAGGCCGTGCGGGGATGTCCGGAAAGGCATTCTCCCTAGTGGCACGCGACGAAAAATACCGTCTGAAATCCATCGAAAGCTATACCAAAGTAAAGATCGAGAAAGGCGTTATCCCTTCATTCGAAGACATCGTGGGCGTTCGTAAAGCACGTTTTGTAGAGAATATTTCGAACTCCATCAAAGACAGCGACGACCAGGATCTCTACAACGACGTACTCGAAATGCTGCACCACAGCGGCTTTACCACCGAGCAGATCGTGGGCGCAATGGCGAAACAGATCATGGGTGTTCAGAAAAACGAGTATTCCGACAGCAACCTCGCATGGGAAGAACGTCGCAGCGACCGTCGCGAAGGCGGTAACGACCGATTTGGACGCGGCGACCGTCGCGAAGGCGGCCGCTTTGGCGACCGTCGCGAAGGTAGCCGTTTCGGTGACGACCGCCGGGGAGATCGCGGAGGTGACCGTTTCGCCCGTGGCGAGCGCGGTGACCGTGGCGAACGCCGTCAATCCGCTCCCGAGCCGGGCATGACCCGCTTGTTCCTGAGCCTCGGCCGCAAGGACCACATTATGCCGAAGGACATTGTGGGGGCCATTGCCGGAGAAGCCAATATCCCGGGCAAAACCATCGGCGCCATCGATATTTATGACAAATTCACGTTCGTGGACGTACCTGAGCGCGACGCGCGCGCGGTACTGCGTGCGATGGACGGCAACACCATCAAGGGCAAGCCGGTGCAGATCGACATTGCAAAATAA
- a CDS encoding DinB family protein — MQNNDQLEVWLRGPLPGVPDLLQPVAHALLQAREELGIFTNTFPNKLLWEKPAGVASVGFHLQHLAGVLDRLFTYARGESLSESQMAYLKSEGREPYEECTYSHLLDQFGAQLDIALKQLRETDPETLTEIRYVGRAMVPSTHLGLLFHAAEHTQRHVGQLLVTAKVLIADH, encoded by the coding sequence ATGCAAAACAACGATCAACTCGAAGTATGGCTCCGGGGACCACTTCCCGGCGTTCCCGATTTGCTCCAACCCGTCGCGCATGCATTGTTACAGGCGCGCGAGGAGCTGGGCATATTCACCAACACATTTCCTAACAAACTACTCTGGGAAAAACCGGCGGGCGTGGCCTCGGTAGGCTTCCATTTGCAGCACCTCGCAGGGGTACTTGACCGCCTGTTTACCTACGCACGCGGGGAATCGCTGAGCGAAAGTCAGATGGCCTACCTCAAAAGCGAGGGCAGAGAGCCCTATGAGGAATGCACGTACAGTCATCTTCTGGACCAGTTCGGTGCACAGCTCGACATTGCATTGAAACAACTTCGCGAAACCGATCCGGAGACATTAACCGAAATCCGCTACGTGGGACGGGCAATGGTGCCATCGACGCACCTGGGCCTGCTGTTTCATGCCGCCGAACACACGCAGCGGCATGTAGGGCAGCTGCTGGTTACGGCGAAAGTACTCATCGCCGATCATTGA